From a region of the Triticum aestivum cultivar Chinese Spring chromosome 7D, IWGSC CS RefSeq v2.1, whole genome shotgun sequence genome:
- the LOC123167045 gene encoding serine/threonine/tyrosine-protein kinase HT1, producing MLSCFRQPRPAGDASQEGASSRRPALPFATGLLFASSPSTSGKNPWPSEADDMEKKRWDSMESWSMLLDTAMGASSGGEGSSRDSGRREEWMADLSHLFIGNKFAAGANSRIYRGIYKQRAVAVKMVRIPERDEARRAVLEDQFNSEVAFLSRLYHPNIVQFIAACKKPPVYCIITEYMSQGTLRMYLNKKDPYSLSPETILKLALDISRGMEYLHAQGVMHRDLKSQNLLLNDEMRVKVADFGTSCLETRCQATKGNKGTYRWMAPEMIKEKPYTRKVDVYSFGIVLWELTTCLLPFQGMTPVQAAYAAAEKNLRPPLSSSCPPLLNNLIKRCWSSNPARRPEFSYIVSVLDKYDHCVKDGTPMMVHQELRIWSSFAKIFRMGCIANNLSIPVHS from the exons ATGCTTTCTTGCTTCCGGCAGCCGCGGCCGGCAGGGGACGCCAGCCAGGAGGGCGCGTCGTCCCGGCGGCCGGCACTGCCGTTCGCGACCGGCCTGTTGttcgcgtcgtccccgtcgacgTCGGGCAAGAACCCGTGGCCGTCGGAGGCGGACGACATGGAGAAGAAGCGCTGGGACAGCATGGAGTCGTGGTCCATGCTGCTGGACACGGCCATGGGCGCCTCCTCCGGCGGCGAGGGCTCGTCCCGCGACAGCGGCCGCCGCGAGGAGTGGATGGCCGACCTGTCCCACCTCTTCATCGGCAACAAGTTCGCCGCCGGCGCCAACAGCCGCATCTACCGCGGCATCTACAAGCAGCGCGCCGTCGCCGTCAAGATGGTCCGCATCCCCGAGCGCGACGAGGCCCGCCGCGCCGTCCTGGAGGACCAGTTCAACTCCGAGGTCGCCTTCCTCTCCCGCCTCTACCACCCCAACATTGTCCAG TTCATCGCGGCGTGCAAGAAGCCGCCGGTGTACTGCATAATCACGGAGTACATGTCGCAGGGGACGCTGCGGATGTACCTGAACAAGAAGGACCCCTACTCGCTGTCGCCGGAGACGATCCTGAAGCTGGCGCTGGACATCTCGCGCGGCATGGAGTACCTGCACGCGCAGGGCGTGATGCACCGCGACCTCAAGTCCCAGAACCTGCTGCTCAACGACGAGATGCGGGTGAAGGTGGCCGACTTCGGCACCTCCTGCCTGGAGACGCGGTGCCAGGCCACCAAGGGCAACAAGGGCACCTACCGCTGGATGGCGCCCGAGATGATCAAGGAGAAGCCCTACACGCGCAAGGTGGACGTCTACAGCTTCGGCATCGTGCTCTGGGAGCTCACCACCTGCCTCCTCCCCTTCCAGGGCATGACACCCGTCCAGGCCGCCTACGCCGCCGCAGAGAAG AACCTGAGGCCGCCGCTGTCGAGCTCGTGCCCGCCGTTGCTGAACAACCTGATCAAGAGGTGCTGGTCGTCGAACccggcgaggcggccggagttcagcTACATCGTGTCGGTGCTGGACAAGTACGACCACTGCGTCAAGGACGGGACGCCGATGATGGTGCACCAGGAGCTCAGGATCTGGAGCTCCTTCGCCAAGATCTTCAGGATGGGGTGCATCGCCAACAACTTGTCCATACCGGTGCATTCTTGA